The Mycolicibacterium parafortuitum nucleotide sequence GCGGGTCCCAGTGATCGGAATGGAACGACGGAAGACCCAGTGGCACCGGGCTGTCCGGAAACGACACCGTACGTGCCCCCATCGCCGCCGTCCGTTCGGCCTCGGCGACACAGGCGTCGATGTCCCAGATGGGTAGCAGCGCCAGGGGGATATAGCGGTCCGGCGCCGTCGCACACCACTCGTCGATGTAGAAATCGTTCCACGCCTTGACGCAGAGCAACGCGAGTTCCTTGTCCTTGGCGCGCTGGAAGGTGCCGGCGGCAAAACCGGGAAACGACGGGAAACACAGCGCCGCCTGGATTCCGTCGAGGTCCATGTCGGCCAGACGTGCGACCGGGTCGTAACAACCGGGGATCATGTCCTCGTAGCGCACCGGATCCATGCCCCATTCCTCCATCGGCTTACCCGCGACGGCATTCAGGCCGATGGTCGGATAGGTGATGTCCTCGTAGGACCAGAGGTGTTTGCCGTCGCGCTCGATGATCCGCGGTCCTGCCTCACGGTGCTTGGCGGGGAGCCTGTCCTGCCATACCCGGGGGTGTTCCACGAGGTGGTCATCGACGGAGATGATCTGGTGATGATCTTGCAGGGGCATCTCGATTTCCTCATCTGAGAGCGACGGTTCACACTCTAGTCGGCGCCGGACCCGCGCCGGGCTTTACCGGGATAGCCGAAGAAGCGCTCGAAGTTCTCGTCGTTGATCGGTTGTGCCGTATTGCGGCGGGCGGCGGCGCGCAGGTCTCGGAGGCGGGCTTCGGCTCGGGTGAGCTCGGGTGTCGGGCCTAGCGCCGCGAGCCGGGTGACTTCCCGTTCCGCTGCCGCAACCTCGCGGCGCAGGCGTTCGCCGACCTCGGTGAAGGTCAGCAGGTCGTGGTCGTCCTCATCGAGCTTGGTGCGGTCAGACGATCGCTCCGGCTTTCCGGCCTCTGTCATCGTTTCTCCTGCAACTCATCGCGGCCACAGTGGGACCGGGGTGGCTCCGGCCGGATAGTAACCGGGAGGAATCACGCCCTCTGCCCGGCTGCTGAGGCGCCCGAGCATCGTTGGGCTCAGGTGACCGCGTGCCGCCAGATCGGCGAAGACCAGGGCGACGTGGCTTCGGTCGAAGACATCGCGCTGCCAGGCGAACCTGCCGTCCGGTGCGAAACCGAACCAGCTCGCTCCGATCCCGTGCACTTCACGTGGTGTGTCACCGGATTCGTCGACGAACTGTCGCCAGAAGCCGACCATCTCGCCCGCCTCGTCGTCGATGAGAAGCCGGGCATACGGATAGCGCCAGCCGAGAAGACCGTCCATCTCGCGTCCCAGCGCGATATCGCGGATCTCGTCGATACCGACACACATCACGTCCCACTCGGTACCTGCGCTCCACCCGTAGGTCGCGTCGTCGGCGTAGAACGCCGACAGGCTTCGCCAGTCGCCTGCAGTCTCGGCTTCGGCATTCGCCCGTGTCCATCGCTGCGCGATCGTAGTGAGTTGTTCGCGGGTCAGTGTGCTCATCGGGTCGCTCCTTCGTCACTCGCAGGTCAGCGCAACGTCATCTCCACGCTCGTGTAGCCGCGGACCGTGGCGGTCAGTACCCGTTCGTGCGCTCCGATGGTGTAGTTCGGGAAGTTCTTGGCCACGTACTCGAAGACCATCTGCGCTTCGCGGCGGGCCAACCACTGACCCAGGCAGATGTGGATGCCCCAGCCGAAGTAGACGTCGGTGCCCCGGGGACGGTTGAGGATGAATCGGTCGGGATCCTCGTAGCGGCGCTCGTCGCGATTTGCGCTGCCCAGTAGCAGCAGTACCCAATCCCCGGCGTCCATGGTGACGCCGTGCAACTCGACGGGACGGGTGAGTGTGCGCGCCACCCAGTGGCTGGGCGTGTCGTAACGCAGGGCCTCGTTGACCGCGGCGGGTATGAGGCTGAGGTCGTTGACGATTCGCTGCCACTGAT carries:
- a CDS encoding nuclear transport factor 2 family protein yields the protein MSTLTREQLTTIAQRWTRANAEAETAGDWRSLSAFYADDATYGWSAGTEWDVMCVGIDEIRDIALGREMDGLLGWRYPYARLLIDDEAGEMVGFWRQFVDESGDTPREVHGIGASWFGFAPDGRFAWQRDVFDRSHVALVFADLAARGHLSPTMLGRLSSRAEGVIPPGYYPAGATPVPLWPR
- a CDS encoding acyl-CoA synthetase; the protein is MTEAGKPERSSDRTKLDEDDHDLLTFTEVGERLRREVAAAEREVTRLAALGPTPELTRAEARLRDLRAAARRNTAQPINDENFERFFGYPGKARRGSGAD